In a single window of the Gossypium hirsutum isolate 1008001.06 chromosome A13, Gossypium_hirsutum_v2.1, whole genome shotgun sequence genome:
- the LOC107912927 gene encoding gibberellin 2-beta-dioxygenase 1 produces the protein MVILSKPAIEQFGCIRNKQAATLFPPLIPLVDLSKPDSRQQIIKACEEFGFFKVINHGVPMDFISRLESEATKFFSLPLSEKEKTGQPQPYGYGNKRIGPNGDVGWVEYLLLTTNQDPNLLGTENPESFRIALDNYMAAVKKMACEILEMIADGLKVQPRNVLSKLMMDEQSDSVFRLNHYPPCPEVVQSLNGTSSNVIGFGEHTDPQIISVLRSNNTSGLQISLRDGTWISVPPDQYSFFINVGDSLQVMTNGRFKSVKHRVLANSVKSRLSMIYFCGPPLSEKIAPLPSLMRGDQQSLYKEFTWFEYKKSAYSSRLADNRLMHFEKIVAS, from the exons ATGGTGATACTGTCAAAACCAGCAATTGAACAGTTTGGTTGTATCAGAAACAAGCAGGCAGCTACATTGTTCCCTCCGCTTATCCCTCTTGTGGACCTCTCCAAACCAGATTCCAGGCAGCAGATCATCAAAGCCTGCGAAGAATTTGGGTTCTTCAAGGTGATCAACCATGGTGTTCCCATGGACTTCATTTCCCGGCTGGAATCTGAAGCCACCAAGTTCTTCTCTTTACCCCTTTCGGAGAAAGAGAAAACAGGACAACCCCAGCCTTATGGCTATGGTAATAAAAGGATTGGACCAAATGGTGATGTTGGTTGGGTGGAATATCTTCTCCTCACAACCAACCAAGACCCGAATCTCCTTGGAACTGAAAACCCAGAGAGTTTCAg GATTGCTTTGGATAATTATATGGCAGCAGTGAAGAAAATGGCATGTGAGATACTTGAAATGATAGCTGATGGGCTAAAGGTTCAGCCAAGAAATGTGTTAAGTAAGCTGATGATGGATGAACAGAGTGACTCTGTTTTCAGGCTGAACCATTACCCTCCGTGCCCAGAGGTGGTTCAGTCCTTGAATGGAACGAGCAGTAATGTGATTGGATTCGGTGAACACACTGACCCACAAATCATTTCAGTCCTAAGATCCAACAACACTTCCGGCCTTCAAATCTCTCTTAGAGATGGCACTTGGATTTCAGTCCCACCAGACCAATACTCTTTTTTCATCAATGTTGGTGATTCCTTACAG GTGATGACAAATGGAAGGTTTAAAAGTGTGAAGCACAGGGTACTGGCCAACAGTGTGAAATCAAGGCTTTCAATGATTTATTTTTGTGGACCACCTTTGAGTGAGAAAATAGCTCCATTGCCATCTTTGATGAGAGGGGATCAACAAAGCTTGTACAAAGAATTTACATGGTTTGAGTACAAAAAATCTGCTTACAGTTCTAGATTGGCAGATAACAGGCTCATGCACTTCGAAAAAATAGTTGCCTCATAA